One Curtobacterium sp. MCLR17_007 DNA window includes the following coding sequences:
- a CDS encoding aldehyde dehydrogenase family protein, protein MTIAASPTTYAAPGEDGSLVTFRSRYDHYIGGEYVPPTGGQYFENPTPVTGRTFTEVARGDSTDVDKAVAAAWKAFPAWGRTSITERANILNRIADRMEQNTEMLAVAETWENGKPIRETLGADIPLAIDHFRYFAGAIRAQEGSTGEIDHDTVAYHFHEPLGVVAQIIPWNFPILMAVWKLAPALAAGNCVVLKPAEQTPASIHVLIDLIQDLLPAGVLNVVNGFGFEVGAPLAQHPDVRKVAFTGETTTGRLIMQYASQNLIPVTLELGGKSPNVFFADVAQEKDAFYDKALEGFAFFNLNQGEVCTCPSRALVAKEIYDGFVADGLDRVRAVKQGHPLDMATMIGAQASNDQLEKILSYIDIGKQEGAKLLTGGERADLGGELSGGYYVTPTVFEGDNAMRIFQEEIFGPVLALTSFSGYDDAISIANDTLYGLGAGVWSREATTLYRAGRDIQAGRVWENTYHQYPAGAAFGGYKQSGVGRENHKMMLDHYQQTKNLLVSYAEGPMGFF, encoded by the coding sequence ATGACCATCGCAGCTTCGCCGACCACCTACGCCGCACCGGGGGAGGACGGCTCCCTCGTCACCTTCCGGTCCCGCTACGACCACTACATCGGCGGGGAGTACGTGCCGCCGACCGGTGGGCAGTACTTCGAGAACCCGACACCCGTCACCGGCAGGACCTTCACCGAGGTGGCACGGGGCGACTCCACCGACGTCGACAAGGCCGTCGCCGCCGCGTGGAAGGCCTTCCCGGCGTGGGGGAGGACGAGCATCACCGAGCGCGCGAACATCCTGAACCGGATCGCCGACCGGATGGAGCAGAACACCGAGATGCTCGCCGTCGCCGAGACGTGGGAGAACGGCAAGCCGATCCGCGAGACCCTCGGCGCCGACATCCCGCTCGCGATCGACCACTTCCGGTACTTCGCCGGGGCCATCCGCGCGCAGGAGGGCTCGACGGGGGAGATCGACCACGACACCGTCGCGTACCACTTCCACGAACCGCTCGGCGTCGTCGCGCAGATCATCCCGTGGAACTTCCCGATCCTGATGGCGGTGTGGAAGCTCGCACCCGCCCTGGCCGCCGGCAACTGCGTTGTGCTGAAGCCCGCCGAGCAGACGCCGGCGTCCATCCACGTGCTCATCGACCTGATCCAGGACCTGCTCCCCGCCGGGGTCCTCAACGTCGTGAACGGCTTCGGCTTCGAGGTCGGCGCCCCGCTCGCGCAGCACCCCGACGTCCGCAAGGTCGCGTTCACGGGGGAGACCACGACCGGTCGCCTGATCATGCAGTACGCGTCGCAGAACCTGATCCCGGTGACGCTCGAACTCGGCGGGAAGAGCCCGAACGTGTTCTTCGCCGACGTCGCCCAGGAGAAGGACGCCTTCTACGACAAGGCACTCGAGGGCTTCGCCTTCTTCAACCTGAACCAGGGCGAGGTCTGCACGTGTCCGTCCCGGGCGCTCGTCGCGAAGGAGATCTACGACGGCTTCGTCGCCGACGGCCTCGACCGTGTCCGTGCCGTCAAGCAGGGGCATCCCCTCGACATGGCGACCATGATCGGTGCGCAGGCGTCCAACGACCAGCTCGAGAAGATCCTGAGCTACATCGACATCGGCAAGCAGGAGGGCGCGAAGCTCCTGACCGGCGGCGAGCGCGCCGACCTCGGCGGCGAACTGAGCGGCGGGTACTACGTCACGCCCACCGTGTTCGAGGGCGACAACGCGATGCGCATCTTCCAGGAGGAGATCTTCGGACCGGTCCTCGCGCTCACGAGCTTCAGCGGGTACGACGACGCGATCTCGATCGCGAACGACACCCTCTACGGACTCGGCGCCGGGGTCTGGAGCCGCGAGGCCACCACGCTCTACCGGGCCGGCCGCGACATCCAGGCGGGCCGCGTGTGGGAGAACACGTACCACCAGTACCCGGCCGGCGCGGCGTTCGGTGGGTACAAGCAGTCCGGCGTCGGGCGGGAGAACCACAAGATGATGCTCGACCACTACCAGCAGACGAAGAACCTGCTGGTGTCGTACGCAGAAGGCCCGATGGGGTTCTTCTGA
- a CDS encoding GNAT family N-acetyltransferase codes for MNDVVIRSSRPDDMPAVADLRWRWSVDEDGRTPGQSPEAYRDAMTAFALHHPETHRCVVAERDGIVLGMAWLALTPRPPAPHRPGGRVAAELQTVYVHPDLRGSGVAGRMVDRLLAVADELGAERTSVHSSVDGERLYRRLGFGDARLLLQRPPED; via the coding sequence GTGAACGACGTGGTGATCCGGTCCTCCCGTCCCGACGACATGCCCGCGGTGGCCGACCTGCGCTGGCGGTGGAGCGTCGACGAGGACGGGCGCACGCCCGGCCAGTCGCCCGAGGCCTACCGCGACGCGATGACGGCCTTCGCGCTGCACCACCCGGAGACACACCGGTGCGTCGTCGCGGAGCGCGACGGGATCGTGCTCGGGATGGCGTGGCTGGCGCTGACGCCGCGCCCGCCCGCGCCGCACCGACCGGGCGGACGGGTGGCGGCCGAGCTGCAGACCGTCTACGTCCACCCCGACCTGCGTGGGTCGGGTGTGGCCGGACGCATGGTCGACCGGCTGCTGGCGGTCGCGGACGAGCTCGGCGCCGAGCGCACGTCGGTGCACTCGAGCGTCGACGGCGAGCGGCTCTACCGGCGCCTCGGCTTCGGGGACGCCCGACTGCTGCTGCAGCGACCGCCCGAGGACTGA
- a CDS encoding AAA family ATPase yields MTDDPLFTSLFAAMQAAPDDVALRGQVAQLLLQRGRAAEALQHAGMVLQQDPGNALALQVLTDATAALRPGGPVPVTDDATDTEPPARAAEGFDWRRAEADLGRSVPPPFVEPRADDAGTDESAESAESAGAPEKIRVDGEGEHALDIEIERPDVTLDDVGGLEDVKQRIRESFLEPMRHPEIAAAFGKTLRGGLLLYGPPGCGKTFMARAIAGELGAHFVTARIDQILDPYVGNTEKNLHAVFQAARTRGPSVLFLDEIDALGARRSSIGSGWSGLRQMVNQLLLELDSVGSENDGLFVLAATNSPWDVDPAFLRPGRLDRMTLVLPPDAPAREAILRHHFARRPIAGIDLGQVVAATEDFSGADLAHLVTSAAEQAMAKSVAAGEIQPLGMAEVRHALTQVRPSTGSWLVTAKNVAAFANADGRYDELVAYLKQKRVL; encoded by the coding sequence ATGACCGACGACCCACTGTTCACCAGCCTGTTCGCCGCGATGCAGGCGGCTCCCGACGACGTGGCCCTGCGTGGGCAGGTCGCGCAGCTGCTCCTGCAGCGCGGCCGTGCCGCCGAGGCGCTCCAGCACGCCGGGATGGTCCTGCAGCAGGACCCGGGCAACGCGCTCGCCCTGCAGGTCCTGACGGACGCGACCGCCGCGCTGCGGCCGGGAGGCCCGGTGCCGGTCACCGACGACGCCACCGACACCGAGCCTCCCGCCCGTGCCGCCGAGGGCTTCGACTGGCGACGTGCCGAGGCGGACCTGGGACGCAGCGTCCCGCCGCCGTTCGTCGAGCCGAGGGCGGACGACGCCGGGACGGACGAGTCGGCCGAGTCGGCCGAGTCGGCCGGTGCGCCCGAGAAGATCCGCGTCGACGGCGAGGGCGAGCACGCCCTCGACATCGAGATCGAGCGTCCGGACGTCACGCTCGACGACGTGGGCGGGCTCGAGGACGTCAAGCAGCGCATCCGCGAGTCCTTCCTGGAGCCGATGCGCCACCCGGAGATCGCCGCCGCGTTCGGCAAGACCCTGCGTGGTGGACTGCTGCTGTACGGGCCTCCCGGGTGCGGCAAGACCTTCATGGCCCGGGCGATCGCCGGCGAGCTCGGGGCGCACTTCGTGACGGCACGGATCGACCAGATCCTCGACCCGTACGTGGGCAACACGGAGAAGAACCTGCACGCGGTGTTCCAGGCGGCAAGGACCCGGGGACCCTCGGTGCTGTTCCTGGACGAGATCGACGCGCTCGGTGCACGCCGGTCGAGCATCGGCAGCGGGTGGAGCGGCCTGCGGCAGATGGTGAACCAGCTCCTGCTCGAACTCGACTCGGTCGGCTCGGAGAACGACGGCCTGTTCGTGCTCGCGGCGACGAACAGCCCGTGGGACGTCGACCCGGCGTTCCTGCGCCCCGGTCGGCTCGACCGGATGACCCTCGTGCTGCCACCCGACGCCCCGGCGCGCGAGGCCATCCTGCGGCACCACTTCGCCCGGCGTCCGATCGCCGGCATCGACCTCGGCCAGGTCGTCGCGGCGACCGAGGACTTCTCCGGCGCCGACCTCGCGCACCTGGTGACCTCGGCCGCGGAACAGGCAATGGCGAAGTCCGTCGCCGCGGGCGAGATCCAGCCGCTCGGCATGGCGGAGGTCCGGCACGCGCTGACCCAGGTGCGGCCGTCGACCGGGTCGTGGCTGGTCACGGCGAAGAACGTCGCGGCCTTCGCGAACGCGGACGGGCGGTACGACGAGCTGGTGGCGTACCTGAAGCAGAAGCGTGTCCTCTGA
- a CDS encoding tetratricopeptide repeat protein, with translation MSSDAPAGADAVGSAAARAGSLRALGQLDIAERVLREALAQAPGDPELLSEWAALHQARGELQQAEQAARAAVQAAPDTLPPYLRLVAVLIAAGRGPEARVITGRLVPMAPDVAGLWAQHAIASIDARGRRLPEVRQAYERAIELEPDSPDWYALAAVCERAHRNTHFARELVVEGLQRAPQHPGLLAMRAEYAPVADQPDLLLDLLVSNPGDEESRELLDAAVTWERRAAAAVALVPALVAVVLLAAGPGVVGAVLTTLAAALGGVGSWFLLRRYRRRRDRLPASYLGTLPRRGAVLARWGGLAATALVVAAVALRWAAPVLPGPDALPAALAAGAATVFGLASVVALLPGDDRVLRTARNRTGRVLWGTAWQFGSLRQELALWSGLVVGVLGIIATSTSLDGSAPAGLVTAVAWPLALVTASMFVEAFRAGRFAAQRYFRSLGIRYRLFALVVLTAGLVGIGAAGFQAPGDRGSSDAPDPEPGSSYSVPGFQDRTVTPVPVPTFSIPSFDLPTVPPITGEG, from the coding sequence GTGTCCTCTGACGCTCCCGCGGGTGCCGACGCGGTCGGGTCCGCTGCTGCTCGCGCGGGGTCGCTCCGCGCGCTCGGGCAGCTCGACATCGCCGAACGGGTGCTGCGCGAGGCGCTCGCCCAGGCGCCAGGCGACCCGGAGCTGCTCAGCGAGTGGGCCGCGCTCCACCAGGCGCGCGGCGAGCTGCAGCAGGCCGAACAGGCAGCGCGCGCCGCGGTCCAGGCCGCACCGGACACGCTGCCGCCGTACCTGCGGCTCGTCGCCGTCCTGATCGCCGCCGGCCGGGGACCGGAAGCCCGTGTCATCACCGGCCGACTCGTCCCGATGGCGCCCGACGTGGCGGGGCTCTGGGCGCAGCACGCGATCGCGAGCATCGACGCACGGGGACGCCGACTGCCCGAGGTCCGGCAGGCGTACGAGCGGGCGATCGAGCTCGAGCCGGACTCCCCGGACTGGTACGCCCTCGCCGCGGTCTGCGAGCGGGCCCACCGCAACACCCACTTCGCGCGCGAGCTCGTCGTCGAGGGACTGCAGCGGGCCCCGCAGCATCCCGGGCTGCTCGCCATGCGCGCCGAGTACGCCCCGGTCGCTGACCAGCCGGACCTGCTGCTCGACCTGCTGGTGTCGAACCCGGGCGACGAGGAGTCCCGCGAACTCCTCGACGCGGCCGTGACCTGGGAGCGCCGCGCCGCCGCGGCCGTTGCGCTCGTCCCGGCGCTCGTGGCCGTCGTGCTGCTCGCCGCCGGGCCGGGCGTGGTCGGCGCCGTCTTGACGACCCTCGCTGCCGCACTCGGCGGCGTCGGGTCGTGGTTCCTCCTGCGGCGGTACCGCCGTCGGCGGGACCGGCTGCCCGCGAGCTACCTGGGGACACTGCCGCGGCGCGGAGCGGTGCTCGCGCGGTGGGGCGGGCTCGCGGCGACGGCCCTGGTCGTCGCCGCGGTGGCGCTGCGGTGGGCTGCGCCGGTCCTGCCCGGGCCGGACGCGCTGCCCGCAGCCCTGGCCGCGGGCGCTGCCACCGTGTTCGGACTGGCGTCGGTGGTCGCGCTCCTGCCCGGCGACGACCGTGTCCTGCGCACGGCACGGAACCGGACCGGACGGGTCCTGTGGGGAACGGCGTGGCAGTTCGGCAGCCTGCGGCAGGAGCTCGCGCTCTGGTCCGGCCTGGTGGTCGGCGTGCTCGGGATCATCGCGACGTCGACGTCCCTCGACGGCTCGGCGCCGGCCGGCCTGGTCACCGCCGTCGCGTGGCCCCTCGCGCTCGTGACCGCGTCGATGTTCGTCGAGGCGTTCCGCGCGGGACGGTTCGCCGCGCAGCGGTACTTCCGGAGCCTGGGGATCCGCTACCGGCTGTTCGCGCTGGTCGTGCTGACGGCGGGGCTGGTCGGGATCGGCGCCGCCGGGTTCCAGGCTCCCGGGGACCGCGGGTCGTCCGATGCGCCGGACCCAGAGCCAGGGTCGTCGTACTCGGTCCCGGGGTTCCAGGACCGCACGGTGACACCCGTGCCGGTGCCGACCTTCTCGATCCCCTCGTTCGACCTGCCGACCGTGCCGCCGATCACCGGCGAGGGCTGA
- a CDS encoding DUF6177 family protein, whose translation MGTEHPLVDGTGDGYVVSETVLPVVALTPMRADLFLRAAADGRRVVVLTPDAARLTESFRQVLDGADGRWVVRAEDGALRDGMTGTALTRVADAFRTPGSGDAVDPRHLAVPVPDQVQFVVSASIRHRADAGIRLGRAWETFAALGPGSTPVGWGTHEPVEDAWDKDTLTAAARARMPHDARFSVIGSPDAPLAGSVTARRTDKGVEEVVTGLVGVGAPGTPGVRRAHDAATVLLADLCRTALPLVAMVFARVGSADLTVRPVLEQDPEPVAMLLGAPAVQGLGLDVDEMRERFGAERVGRPRVPSLVLRFRDGPSRPDATGWERLRPVVDHLGRDAVERLTGRDLGADRHSEEHPHAP comes from the coding sequence ATGGGGACGGAACACCCGCTGGTGGACGGGACCGGCGACGGGTACGTGGTGAGCGAGACCGTGCTGCCGGTCGTGGCACTGACGCCGATGCGCGCCGACCTGTTCCTGCGGGCCGCGGCCGACGGCCGCCGGGTCGTCGTCCTGACCCCGGACGCCGCACGGCTCACGGAGTCCTTCCGCCAGGTGCTCGACGGCGCCGACGGACGCTGGGTCGTCCGCGCCGAGGACGGTGCGCTCCGCGACGGCATGACCGGGACCGCACTCACCCGGGTGGCCGACGCGTTCCGGACCCCCGGCAGCGGTGACGCGGTCGACCCCCGCCACCTCGCGGTCCCCGTGCCCGACCAGGTGCAGTTCGTCGTCTCCGCGTCCATCCGGCACCGCGCCGATGCCGGCATCCGACTCGGCCGGGCGTGGGAGACGTTCGCGGCACTCGGGCCGGGCTCGACCCCGGTCGGGTGGGGCACCCACGAACCCGTCGAGGACGCCTGGGACAAGGACACGCTGACCGCCGCAGCCCGCGCCCGCATGCCGCACGACGCCCGCTTCTCGGTCATCGGGTCCCCCGACGCGCCGCTCGCCGGCTCGGTCACGGCGCGCCGCACCGACAAGGGCGTCGAGGAGGTCGTGACCGGCCTGGTCGGCGTCGGCGCGCCCGGCACCCCCGGCGTCCGACGCGCACACGACGCGGCCACCGTGCTGCTCGCCGACCTGTGCCGGACCGCGCTGCCGCTCGTCGCGATGGTCTTCGCCCGCGTCGGCTCGGCGGACCTGACGGTGCGCCCGGTGCTCGAACAGGACCCGGAGCCGGTCGCGATGCTGCTCGGGGCCCCCGCGGTGCAGGGCCTCGGGCTCGACGTCGACGAGATGCGGGAGCGCTTCGGCGCCGAACGCGTCGGCCGTCCGCGCGTGCCGTCGCTGGTGCTGCGGTTCCGCGACGGCCCCTCGCGTCCGGACGCCACCGGCTGGGAACGCCTGCGCCCCGTGGTCGACCACCTCGGCCGTGACGCCGTCGAGCGGCTCACCGGACGCGACCTCGGCGCAGACCGTCACTCGGAGGAGCACCCGCATGCCCCGTGA
- a CDS encoding GAF domain-containing protein: MRAPRPGSVRPLVAASWRRSASVDPDSTPEVTLGADELDAARRSGPLATLLPIVRRLLLDDSRAAGCIVAVGDAAGRLVFVDGARHARRAAEDMGFVAGADWAEEHVGTSAPGTALRLDRPVQIRSEEHYATAVKPFSCSAVPVHDTDGRPIGVVDVTGDDRAVERHTLPLLAATVAAAEAELALATLRRPDRGRTTAPEDAELVLLGADTAVLRVDGRAVALSARHSEILAVLATAPGGLPAADLAEAVYGDPGATVTVRAEVVRLRRVLAASAPRVTLASRPYRVGGVRTDVDGVLAALDRGARLQAVSRYPGPVLPASDAPGVDALRDLVRSRFREAVVSDGSAAALLAWAGTPDGAEDARVLRALLGVLPPRSPRRAGLVAAVEALDGARAAARPTWRPGSAW; encoded by the coding sequence ATGCGCGCTCCCCGTCCCGGGTCCGTCCGCCCCCTCGTCGCTGCGTCGTGGCGACGGTCGGCGTCGGTCGATCCGGACAGCACGCCAGAGGTCACCCTCGGCGCCGACGAGCTCGACGCCGCTCGACGGAGCGGCCCGCTCGCCACGCTCCTGCCCATCGTCCGACGGCTGCTCCTCGACGACTCCCGGGCCGCCGGGTGCATCGTCGCGGTCGGGGACGCGGCCGGTCGGCTCGTGTTCGTCGACGGTGCCCGGCACGCCCGCCGCGCCGCCGAGGACATGGGGTTCGTCGCCGGGGCGGACTGGGCCGAGGAGCACGTCGGGACCAGCGCCCCCGGCACCGCGCTCCGACTGGACCGGCCGGTGCAGATCCGCAGCGAGGAGCACTACGCCACCGCCGTCAAGCCGTTCTCGTGCAGCGCGGTCCCCGTGCACGACACCGACGGCCGACCGATCGGCGTGGTCGACGTCACCGGTGACGACCGTGCCGTCGAACGGCACACGCTCCCGCTCCTCGCCGCGACGGTCGCGGCCGCCGAGGCAGAACTCGCGCTGGCGACCCTCCGGCGGCCGGACCGGGGCCGGACGACGGCGCCCGAGGACGCCGAACTCGTCCTGCTCGGGGCCGACACAGCCGTGCTGCGGGTCGACGGCCGCGCGGTCGCGCTGTCCGCCCGGCACTCGGAGATCCTCGCCGTCCTGGCGACCGCACCCGGGGGGCTGCCCGCTGCCGACCTGGCCGAAGCCGTGTACGGGGACCCCGGCGCCACCGTCACCGTCCGCGCCGAGGTCGTGCGCCTGCGTCGGGTGCTCGCGGCGAGCGCCCCCCGCGTGACGCTGGCCTCACGCCCGTACCGGGTGGGCGGTGTGCGCACCGACGTCGACGGCGTGCTCGCCGCGCTCGACCGCGGGGCGCGCCTCCAGGCCGTCAGCCGGTACCCCGGACCCGTCCTGCCCGCATCGGACGCGCCGGGCGTGGACGCGCTCCGTGACCTGGTCCGGAGCCGGTTCCGCGAGGCGGTGGTGTCCGACGGGTCCGCCGCCGCGCTGCTCGCCTGGGCAGGGACGCCCGACGGCGCCGAGGACGCGCGGGTGCTCCGCGCGCTGCTCGGCGTGCTGCCGCCGCGGTCCCCGCGTCGGGCCGGCCTGGTGGCCGCGGTCGAGGCGCTCGACGGTGCCCGGGCGGCGGCACGACCGACCTGGAGGCCCGGCTCGGCCTGGTAG
- a CDS encoding VOC family protein — translation MDWKIELVMVPVSDVDRSRDFYERIGFTIDHDQRVSDEVRFVQATPPGSACSIAFGQGIMSPDVVPGSLKSIQVVVPDADQALSDLRSLGVDAVGVDEMAWGRFVFFTDPDGNAWTLQQVPARS, via the coding sequence GTGGACTGGAAGATCGAACTCGTCATGGTCCCCGTCAGCGACGTCGACCGGTCGCGCGACTTCTACGAGCGCATCGGCTTCACGATCGACCACGACCAGCGGGTGTCCGACGAGGTCCGCTTCGTCCAGGCGACACCGCCGGGATCCGCCTGCTCCATCGCGTTCGGCCAGGGCATCATGTCGCCCGACGTCGTCCCCGGCTCGCTCAAGTCGATCCAGGTCGTCGTGCCCGACGCCGACCAGGCGCTGTCGGACCTGCGGTCGCTCGGGGTCGACGCCGTCGGGGTGGACGAGATGGCCTGGGGCCGCTTCGTCTTCTTCACCGACCCGGACGGCAACGCCTGGACCCTGCAGCAGGTCCCCGCGCGCAGCTGA
- a CDS encoding SseB family protein codes for MTGMDNPELDARLVSAVADPAALGDFVNGFIASPLLVPMQMTDGMAYPISKPRADGAALVVFTGEQHSVQVEFPAANDVVVLNGARVIDIANPDRGVLVNPGPQELYLPIALVTHVHPQLPPQLLASRSDTAGQQTASEPDPTAGSLQSMTQAQTTLAGNAYRWLSQGGPFDTADFFVAFCGREHTARGSVVSAGQTTSIAVPEPMLDEFQVLRRAAADPQKGSWVGAELHLTAAGSFSFSFVYDDRLDFGAADPRVPRTNDDPVPDLDAWRAEFASQGRAPEFVPAWAR; via the coding sequence ATGACCGGGATGGACAACCCGGAACTCGACGCCCGACTCGTCAGCGCCGTGGCTGATCCCGCGGCGCTCGGGGACTTCGTCAACGGGTTCATCGCCAGCCCGCTCCTCGTCCCCATGCAGATGACCGACGGCATGGCCTACCCCATCTCGAAGCCGCGTGCCGATGGTGCAGCACTCGTCGTGTTCACCGGTGAACAGCACAGTGTGCAGGTCGAGTTCCCCGCGGCCAACGACGTCGTCGTCCTGAACGGGGCACGGGTCATCGACATCGCCAACCCTGATCGCGGTGTCCTGGTGAACCCCGGGCCGCAGGAGCTGTACCTGCCGATCGCACTGGTCACTCACGTGCACCCGCAGCTCCCGCCGCAGCTCCTGGCGTCGCGCTCGGACACCGCAGGGCAGCAGACGGCGTCCGAGCCGGACCCGACCGCTGGTTCGCTCCAGTCGATGACACAGGCGCAGACGACGCTCGCGGGGAACGCCTACCGGTGGTTGTCGCAGGGCGGGCCCTTCGACACCGCGGACTTCTTCGTCGCGTTCTGCGGCCGCGAACACACGGCACGGGGCTCCGTCGTGTCCGCAGGGCAGACGACCTCGATCGCGGTCCCGGAGCCGATGCTCGACGAGTTCCAGGTCCTCCGCCGCGCCGCGGCGGACCCGCAGAAGGGGTCGTGGGTCGGCGCCGAACTGCACCTGACCGCTGCGGGCTCGTTCTCCTTCTCGTTCGTGTACGACGACCGTCTCGACTTCGGTGCGGCGGACCCCCGGGTGCCGCGGACGAACGACGACCCGGTGCCGGACCTCGACGCGTGGCGAGCGGAGTTTGCATCGCAGGGACGAGCGCCGGAGTTCGTCCCGGCGTGGGCGCGCTGA
- a CDS encoding DUF779 domain-containing protein, whose translation MPHPTARVAVTPAAGELLRSLTARHGPLMFHQSGGCCDGSSPMCYPVGMFRTGSGDVLLGALDVDGIDPVEVYMSRSQYEYWKYTHLTIDVVDGRGGGFSVEVPEGKRFLTRSRMLTDTELEDLGLVPSSART comes from the coding sequence ATGCCGCACCCCACCGCACGTGTCGCGGTGACGCCGGCGGCGGGGGAGCTCCTGCGCTCCCTCACCGCCCGGCACGGCCCGCTCATGTTCCACCAGTCCGGCGGCTGCTGCGACGGGTCGAGCCCGATGTGCTACCCGGTCGGGATGTTCCGCACCGGGTCCGGTGACGTGCTGCTGGGGGCGCTCGACGTCGACGGCATCGACCCCGTCGAGGTCTACATGTCCCGGTCCCAGTACGAGTACTGGAAGTACACGCACCTGACGATCGACGTCGTCGACGGTCGCGGCGGCGGGTTCTCGGTCGAGGTCCCCGAGGGCAAGCGGTTCCTCACCCGGTCCCGCATGCTCACCGACACCGAACTGGAGGACCTGGGCCTGGTCCCGTCGAGCGCGCGGACGTAG
- a CDS encoding hotdog fold thioesterase: MGELGEKMGMVITELSAERAVGSIPVEGNRQPVGLLHGGAYVVLAESLGSMAANVHAGPGRYAVGIELNASHSRSATSGTVTGVCTAIHLGGTLTTHEVVLTDDQGRRCSTVRITNMIRERR; this comes from the coding sequence ATGGGGGAGCTCGGCGAGAAGATGGGCATGGTCATCACGGAGCTCTCGGCGGAGCGCGCCGTCGGCTCCATCCCCGTCGAGGGCAACCGTCAGCCGGTGGGCCTGCTGCACGGCGGCGCCTACGTCGTGCTGGCCGAGAGCCTCGGGTCGATGGCGGCGAACGTGCACGCCGGACCCGGCCGCTACGCCGTCGGCATCGAGCTGAACGCGTCGCACTCCCGCAGCGCGACGAGCGGCACCGTCACCGGGGTCTGCACCGCGATCCACCTCGGCGGCACGCTCACGACGCACGAGGTCGTGCTCACGGACGACCAGGGCCGGCGCTGCTCCACCGTCCGCATCACCAACATGATCCGCGAGCGGCGCTGA
- a CDS encoding response regulator, translating into MSDSEATTATAPRRVVVAEDESLIRLDIVEILRDNGFDVVGEAGDGETAVQLATDLRPDLVIMDVKMPQLDGISAAEKLSKNHIAPVVLLTAFSQKELVERATEAGALAYVVKPFTPNDLLPAIEIALSRYQQIITLEAEVADLVERFETRKLVDRAKGLLNEKMGLTEPEAFRWIQKASMDRRLTMHDVAKAIIEQLSAKK; encoded by the coding sequence GTGAGTGACTCAGAAGCAACAACCGCAACAGCACCCCGTCGCGTCGTCGTCGCCGAGGACGAATCGCTCATCCGTCTCGACATCGTCGAGATCCTCCGTGACAACGGGTTCGACGTCGTCGGCGAAGCGGGCGACGGCGAGACCGCCGTGCAGCTCGCCACCGACCTGCGCCCCGACCTCGTCATCATGGACGTCAAGATGCCGCAGCTCGACGGCATCTCCGCAGCCGAGAAGCTGTCGAAGAACCACATCGCGCCGGTCGTCCTCCTGACGGCGTTCAGCCAGAAGGAACTCGTCGAGCGTGCGACCGAGGCCGGCGCCCTCGCCTACGTCGTCAAGCCGTTCACCCCGAACGACCTGCTCCCCGCGATCGAGATCGCCCTCTCGCGGTACCAGCAGATCATCACCCTCGAAGCCGAGGTCGCCGACCTGGTCGAGCGCTTCGAGACCCGCAAGCTCGTCGACCGCGCCAAGGGCCTGCTCAACGAGAAGATGGGCCTGACCGAGCCCGAGGCCTTCCGTTGGATCCAGAAGGCCTCCATGGACCGCCGTCTGACCATGCACGACGTCGCCAAGGCGATCATCGAGCAGCTCAGCGCCAAGAAGTAG